The genomic DNA GCCCCATGATCGCGGACTCGTTCCGTGGCCAAAGGTGGCACGGCGGGGGATATCGCGTGGACCATGCGCGCCCGCCGGCCAAGAACGGAATGAGCAATATGGGCCAGAATCATGCTGTCCACACCGCCGCTGACGGCGATGGTCAGTGCCTCGTGGCGGGAAATTGCTTCTGTCAGACGTGTACTCATTGCTCATCCTTCCGCGCCTTGGCCCGGCGTGCAGCAAGGCTGGTCAAATCCGCAACGGCATCACTTTCGGCCTTGGAGGTCGTTTCGGCAGGGCGTATCGCGGCCTTGACGCCAGATATGACCACGCGCGGCAGGATCAGCCGCTGGTCTTGTCGCGACCGCAGGCCCAGCGTGGTGGTCTGGGCGAAAACGGCCTGTGCAACCGCATCAGCATGGAGCGGTTGGGCCATCAACCGAAAACCGGTGACGTGCCTGCCTTTCTTACCAATCATGGGCAGGGTAACAAGATCCAACACGCCATCAAAGGACCGCAGATGGTCGCTTGCGACGGCAATCTCTTCGCCTGTCATGTCGTCAATGTCCCATTCCAAAATCGAGACCGTATCGCCGGGCTGCGACGGTCCGGAAATTACCTGCACGACGACCACATTGGCCAGGCCCGGTAAATCCCGGGTGCCAGCACCATATCCGGTCGCCTGCAGTCGGCCCATCGGACGGGAACGCAGTGTCAGGTGATCGGCGATGTAACGCATAATCGCTGCACCCGTCGGCGTCACCCGTTCACCGTCAATGCCATCATCCTGGACGGCCATGCCCTCCAGCAGATAGGCCGTTGCAGGGGCGGGAACCGGCAGAAGGCCATGTGCCGTTTTCACCGTGCCGCCGCCCAGGGGCAGCGGATCAAGACTCCAACTCCAGCCATCGAGCAGTCCAATCAGGGCGGCAGCGGCGGTCAGATCGGCCAGTGTGTCCCAATCGGCGATCTCGTGGAAATGTACCCGGTCCAGCGGCACATCATGAACCCTGGCCTCTGCCTCTGCCAGCAACCGCAGCATCGCCCTGGCATGGGTTCGGGTCACCTCGGGCAGATCGGCACCGACCAGCATGTGGTCCATGTCGGGGTAATGGATCGGCGTCGATACATTCTGCTCGGGAACCGTGAAGCGCCATGCCGCGATACCGGCCTTGGTGCAATGCGAAAGCGTCGCGTTGAGATGCGGCAGGACAGCACCGGTTGCTTCTGTCACCGGATCAATGAAATCAGGAAATGCATCCAGCATGGCGGCGACAAACATATCGCCCGCAATTCCGCCGAGCGGCGTGATATGGATATGCCCCTTCAAACCGATGGCCCGAGGCGCGAGATCACCTCATCCCCGTCCCGGTTCCGCTCCACTGCCGTCAGCGCGCCGTTGCAGACACTGGTAACCAAAGCGACGAGACCGGGCAACACGGCCGCCCGCTCGCGCAGACCGCGAAACACCTCCGAGGCGTCAAAGTCGATCTGATCCGGCAGGCGCGCGGCCGTGTCGGGATTGGCCGTCAGCTTTATGGTTGGCGCCAGCGCGCTGCCATAGGGGTTGCCGTGACCGGTAGTGAAACAAACGATCTGGGACCCGGAGGCGACCATCGAGGATATGGATTCAGGCGACAGGGTCGGCGTGTCCATAAGATGGAGACCGGGACCGGTGATCGCTTCACCCTCAGACAAGGCACCCATGATCGGCCCGGTGCCGCCCTTGGATATAGCGCCCAGCGACTTTTCCTCAAGCGTGGTGATACCGCCGATGTGGTTCTGCGGCCCTGGATTGCCGATATGGATGTCATGCCCTGCGGCCGCGGTGATCGCATGACGGGCCTGCACCAGATGGCTCAGGCGGGCGGCCACATCCGGTGTCGTGCAGCGCGCGTAAAGGCCTGGCTCGCATCCCAGCCATTCCAGCGTCTCCGCGAACACGGCCGCGCCACCCAGGGCGATGTGATGATCGAAAAGATCCCCCACCAGCGGGTTGGCAACGACGCCTGACGAGGCGTCGGAATGTCCGCATTCAGCCGCGATAATGAGGTCCGACATCGGGCAATTCGCCTGCGGTTCGCCCTGCACCTGCGCCAACAGGCGGTTCCCTTCTGCGATGGCTGCGGCGGTCATCGCGGTGCCGTCCTCGCCCCATCGTTGCAGCGAAAATCCCGAAACCGCCCTCCCGGATGCAGCCACCTTATCGGCCATTGCATCGCACAGCCCGTCATCGGGGGCCAGGATCAGGACAGCGCCGGTGTTGGGATGGGTGGCAAAGGCCAACAACATATGATCGTGAAATGCCCTGTCCGCGCCGACGTGGCCGCGTCCATAGGGACTGGAAATCAACACGGCATCGGGCAAATCCGCCGAAACCCGCCGTGCGCCCGGAGCGTTCAGGCCGCACATCGACAGGATCACGAGATGATTGCGAATCCCCGGCCGCCCATTGGCGCGGGGAAAGCCCTGAAATGTGCTCATCGCAGCCCTCCTTGAAGATTATGCAGATGCACATGCTGGCCGGGCAGGATGTCGATCGTGGCGTGGCCGATTACGGCACCGAACTTGATCACTGGCGTGCCCTTGGCAATCGCGACCAGGGCGATTTTGTGGCCCATCGGCGTGTCAGATTTCAGCGCAACGGTCGGGCCGGTCGGCAAGGTCGCGCATTCGCCGGCTAGATGATCGCGCAGCAGACAGGCCACATTATCGTCGGGGTGGATCAAGATTGCGGACACCGTCATAGCGTGACTTCCAGGCGGGCGGTCAAAAGATCCTTGAGCGCGTCGACATCGGGATCAAAGCCAAGTCCCGGTCCAGTGCTGATCGGGAACAGCCCGTCTTCCAGAGCCAATCCACGGCCTGAAAACACAGGAATGAACGGGTTTTCGGAACTGTCGACCTCCAGCACCCCGTCGCCGCCGATTGCTGCCAGCAGGTGAGCGGAGGCGGCGAGCCCGACGCCGCCGCCCAGAAAATGAGGGCAGTACCGCCTGCCCGCGGCCACGGCGGCGCGCGCTACCTTGTACGTCGTAGAAAGACCGCCCCATTTACATATGTCCGGCTGGATCACCCCCAACGCGCCCAGTGCGATGGCCCGGTCAAAGGCACCACCGGTCAGATTCTCGCCGCCCGCAAGAGGCATTGACGCGGCGCGGGCCAAACTCAGCCAGTCATCGTCCGAAGCGTCTGCAGACAAAGGTTCCTCAAGCCAAACCAGATTCATGTTTGCCAGGCGTTTGCTCTGGCTCAGCGCAGAGGCAAGATCCCAGGCCTGATTAGCATCCAGCATCAAGGTTTCGCCTTCTTGCAGGGATTGTTCGGTGTCTTCGGCAGCTCCGATGCCATCGTCAGGACCGAACCCGATGCGCTGTTTGAACTGGCGATATCCCAGCGTGCGCATGCGTTCGATCTGCTCGGGGGCCTTGTCGGGACTGATGCCGCTGGCATAGGCGGGGACGGCGGAGACGGTCCCGCCCAGCATTTGCGATATGGACACACCTGCCCGGCGGGCGCGCAAATCATGCAGCGCAATATCTGCGGCGCAGGCGATTTGCGCCACTGGTCCAGGCTCGCCGCATTGCAGGATCAGCCGGTGCAGCCGCCGCAGGATTTGCGCGAAAGCATCGGGGGTTTCTGCTGTCATCCCGGCCAGCGCCGCCGGCAGTATCCGGGTCGCCAAACGGGCACGGTGATAATCCCCATCGGGTGGAAAGTTGCACCAGATCTCGCCCCAGCCATGCGCGCCCTCGGCATCTTCCAGCCGCAAGAGCAGCGCCGGCCGGTGGGTCATCGGGCCCATAACCGTGGCAATGGGCTGTGGCAGCGCGTGCCGGAAATGATGGATCGTGGCTTGGGACAGCGGAGCCGACATCACGCGTCCTCCAGCCGGTTCATTGCCGGATCAAGCGGCCACAGATGCGTGCTGACCGGGTTCGTCTGCCGGGCCCAGGCAGCCAGAATATCCTTGTTCGCACGGCGCTTTTCCATCCGCTCCCGAATGGCATCCGGATCCCAACCGTCCAACACCCGGGCCAGCATGCGCGCGACGCGCTCGGCGTGTTCGGGATCGTCGGCCAGATCGGCAAGTTCCTGCGGATCGTTGGCAAGGTCATACAGCCGTGGCGATTCGCCGTTATAATAGTGCAGCTTCCAATCGCCTTGCCGCAGCATGCGCTGTTGCACCGCCCGCCCCCCGGTCCAGGCAGGCACGGCGTCGGTGCAATATTCGCTGAATACGGCATTGTCCCAGTCGTGGTGCCCGTCGGTCAACAATGGCCAGAAACTGCGCCCGTCGGCGTCCGGCAAGGGCGGAGCACCCATCGCGTCGATCATGGTCGCCGACAGGTCTACCAGACTGACCACCTCGTCACGAGTGCCTGGGGTCAGCGAAGGATGCGCCAGGATCATCGGCACCTTGGCACTTTCATCAAAGAATGTGTGCTTCCACCACAACCCGCGCTCGCCCACATGCTCGCCATGATCGGAGGCGTAGACGATCAGCGTGTCGTCGCTCAGTCCCAGCTTCTCGACCCGGTCAATGATCTGGCCGATCATCTCGTCCAGTTCCGCCACCAGCCCCCAATACGCCGCCCGAGCCAGGCGAGACTGCCGCTCCGGCACCTCGCCGATGACCCGGTTCTGACGCCACCACGCGATCCAGCCCGCATCGCTGGCCCCGGCAGGGATTTCGGGCGGCGGCAGCACGGTCATGAAATGGTCCACCCAACGGCGCGCGGCGACATAGGGAGCATGGGGCAGCATGAACCCCACCGTCAGGGCAAATCGTTCGCCGCTTGAGGCCAGCCGGTCAAGGGCTTTCAGCGCAGCGTCGGTAGTATCGTGGTCTTTCAACTCATAGGCGGACTGTCCCGCACCGCAAGCGATCAGGCTTTCCGGGTTCGGATCGTTGGTACCTTGCAAGACGCCCATATTGTGCCAGGCAACACCGGGATAGTTGGGCGAATGATCGCCGACCTCGCGCCAGGCATAGCCACGCATCTGATCCGGACCGACCGAATGCATGCG from Pararhizobium sp. IMCC3301 includes the following:
- a CDS encoding LarC family nickel insertion protein, whose protein sequence is MKGHIHITPLGGIAGDMFVAAMLDAFPDFIDPVTEATGAVLPHLNATLSHCTKAGIAAWRFTVPEQNVSTPIHYPDMDHMLVGADLPEVTRTHARAMLRLLAEAEARVHDVPLDRVHFHEIADWDTLADLTAAAALIGLLDGWSWSLDPLPLGGGTVKTAHGLLPVPAPATAYLLEGMAVQDDGIDGERVTPTGAAIMRYIADHLTLRSRPMGRLQATGYGAGTRDLPGLANVVVVQVISGPSQPGDTVSILEWDIDDMTGEEIAVASDHLRSFDGVLDLVTLPMIGKKGRHVTGFRLMAQPLHADAVAQAVFAQTTTLGLRSRQDQRLILPRVVISGVKAAIRPAETTSKAESDAVADLTSLAARRAKARKDEQ
- a CDS encoding UxaA family hydrolase, whose protein sequence is MSTFQGFPRANGRPGIRNHLVILSMCGLNAPGARRVSADLPDAVLISSPYGRGHVGADRAFHDHMLLAFATHPNTGAVLILAPDDGLCDAMADKVAASGRAVSGFSLQRWGEDGTAMTAAAIAEGNRLLAQVQGEPQANCPMSDLIIAAECGHSDASSGVVANPLVGDLFDHHIALGGAAVFAETLEWLGCEPGLYARCTTPDVAARLSHLVQARHAITAAAGHDIHIGNPGPQNHIGGITTLEEKSLGAISKGGTGPIMGALSEGEAITGPGLHLMDTPTLSPESISSMVASGSQIVCFTTGHGNPYGSALAPTIKLTANPDTAARLPDQIDFDASEVFRGLRERAAVLPGLVALVTSVCNGALTAVERNRDGDEVISRLGPSV
- a CDS encoding UxaA family hydrolase — encoded protein: MTVSAILIHPDDNVACLLRDHLAGECATLPTGPTVALKSDTPMGHKIALVAIAKGTPVIKFGAVIGHATIDILPGQHVHLHNLQGGLR
- a CDS encoding mandelate racemase/muconate lactonizing enzyme family protein; translation: MSAPLSQATIHHFRHALPQPIATVMGPMTHRPALLLRLEDAEGAHGWGEIWCNFPPDGDYHRARLATRILPAALAGMTAETPDAFAQILRRLHRLILQCGEPGPVAQIACAADIALHDLRARRAGVSISQMLGGTVSAVPAYASGISPDKAPEQIERMRTLGYRQFKQRIGFGPDDGIGAAEDTEQSLQEGETLMLDANQAWDLASALSQSKRLANMNLVWLEEPLSADASDDDWLSLARAASMPLAGGENLTGGAFDRAIALGALGVIQPDICKWGGLSTTYKVARAAVAAGRRYCPHFLGGGVGLAASAHLLAAIGGDGVLEVDSSENPFIPVFSGRGLALEDGLFPISTGPGLGFDPDVDALKDLLTARLEVTL
- a CDS encoding sulfatase-like hydrolase/transferase; this translates as MTPKNLLFLFSDQHAAHIMGCAGELHAITPALDRLAGKGVRMTNSYCPSPICTPSRMSMLTGCYPSSQDCWTNDDVLGSDHPTWLHALGAAGIIPGLVGRMHSVGPDQMRGYAWREVGDHSPNYPGVAWHNMGVLQGTNDPNPESLIACGAGQSAYELKDHDTTDAALKALDRLASSGERFALTVGFMLPHAPYVAARRWVDHFMTVLPPPEIPAGASDAGWIAWWRQNRVIGEVPERQSRLARAAYWGLVAELDEMIGQIIDRVEKLGLSDDTLIVYASDHGEHVGERGLWWKHTFFDESAKVPMILAHPSLTPGTRDEVVSLVDLSATMIDAMGAPPLPDADGRSFWPLLTDGHHDWDNAVFSEYCTDAVPAWTGGRAVQQRMLRQGDWKLHYYNGESPRLYDLANDPQELADLADDPEHAERVARMLARVLDGWDPDAIRERMEKRRANKDILAAWARQTNPVSTHLWPLDPAMNRLEDA